Proteins from a genomic interval of Equus quagga isolate Etosha38 chromosome 13, UCLA_HA_Equagga_1.0, whole genome shotgun sequence:
- the PRUNE1 gene encoding exopolyphosphatase PRUNE1: MEDYLQGCRAALQESRPLHVVLGNEACDLDSMVSALALAFYLAKTTETEEVFVPVLNIKRSELPLRGDNVFFLQKMHIPESVLIFRDEIDLHALHQAGQLTLILVDHHVLPKSDAALEETVAEVLDHRPIEQKHCPPCPVSVELVGSCATLVTERILQGAPEILDRQTAALLHGTIILDCVNMDLKIGKATLKDNKYVEKLEALFPDLPKRNDIFDSLQKAKFDVSGLTTEQMLRKDQKTISRQSTKMAISTIYMDLEAFLQRSGLIADLHAFCQAHSYDVLVAMTIFFNTHNEPVRQLAIFCPHAALRMTICGVLERSQSPSLKLSPVPSSHPNLQAYLQGNTQVSRKKLLPLLQEALSAYFDSMKIPSGQPETVGVSRDQVDRELDRAGNSLTPGLSQDEEEPPLPPTPMNSLVDECPLDQGLPKLSAEAIFEKCSQISLSQSTAASLSKK, translated from the exons gagTCCCGACCGCTACATGTTGTGCTGGGAAATGAAGCGTGTGACCTGGACTCCATGGTGTCAGCTCTCGCCCTGGCTTTTTACTTGGCAAAG ACGACTGAGACTGAGGAAGTCTTTGTGccagttttaaatataaaacgtTCTGAGCTACCTCTACGAGGCGACAACGTCTTCTTCCTTCAGAAGATGCACATTCCAGAGTCCGTCTTGATTTTCCGGGATGAGATTGACCTGCATGCATTGCACCAGGCTGGCCAACTCACTCTCATCCTTGTTGACCATCATGTCTTACCCAA AAGTGACGCAGCCCTAGAGGAGACAGTAGCAGAGGTGCTAGACCACCGGCCCATCGAGCAGAAACACTGTCCTCCCTGCCCTGTTTCAGTTGAGCTGGTGGGGTCCTGCGCTACCCTGGTGACGGAGAGAATCCTGCAGGGGGCACCAGAGATCTTGGACAGGCAAACTGCAGCCCTTCTGCATG GAACAATCATCCTGGACTGTGTCAACATGGACCTTAAAATTGGAAAGGCAACCCTAAAGGataacaaatatgtggagaaactggaggcCCTCTTCCCAGatctgcccaagagaaatgacatCTTTGATTCTCTGCAAAAGGCAAAGTTTGATGTATCAG GACTGACCACTGAGCAGATGCTGAGAAAGGACCAGAAGACCATCTCCAGACAAAGCACCAAGATGGCCATTAGTACAATATATATGGATTTGGAG gcCTTTCTGCAGAGGTCTGGCCTCATTGCAGACCTCCATGCTTTCTGCCAGGCTCACAGCTATGATGTCTTGGTCGCCATGACTATCTTTTTCAACACTCACAATGAGCCAGTGCGGCAGTTAGCTATTTTCTGTCCCCATGCAGCGCTCCGAATGACG ATCTGTGGTGTCCTGGAACGTTCCCAGTCTCCGTCCCTGAAGCTGAGCCCTGTCCCAAGCTCCCACCCTAACCTCCAAGCCTATCTTCAAGGCAACACCCAGGTCTCTCGAAAGAAACTTCTGCCTCTGCTCCAGGAAGCCCTGTCAGCGTATTTTGACTCCATGAAGATTCCTTCAGGGCAGCCTGAGACAGTGGGTGTGTCCAGGGATCAGGTGGACAGGGAATTGGACAGGGCAGGGAACTCCCTGACTCCTGGACTGAGTCAAGATGAGGAGGAGCCTCCGCTGCCCCCCACACCCATGAACAGCTTGGTGGATGAGTGCCCCCTGGATCAGGGGCTGCCTAAACTCTCGGCCGAGGCCATCTTTGAGAAGTGCAGTCAGATCTCGCTGTCACAGTCTACCGCTGCCTCCCTGTCCAAGAAGTGA